The Sander vitreus isolate 19-12246 chromosome 5, sanVit1, whole genome shotgun sequence genome includes a region encoding these proteins:
- the cfap73 gene encoding coiled-coil domain-containing protein 42 homolog gives MSVREQLVSQRLPAGASHGVVTGGPLRDRSFALFDLQKKRREDEDLDAKQKECKQILESLQQRIHELHEEAKKVKELHLSFDKFLKDEDADQAAENAERERKEVLQLEAALERLKVEYAELIERKQALQRHVQRHSSYWDFMERVVKMTKFDNVQALTGHLESLLHFRDHLYQRESKAQEQVSQQRKALLTLEDQHHFLRLHKNNQLSQLQTELEKTRSEALTWERKWNHIQETAAKKTLLLGQIKMATLNLYEMTDDIEEEEAVDMNDTEKQLDKVKMFIQDHEDIVKQHQTSSQRHEGHKKDKPKKHIVIQDCEKHAPH, from the exons ATGAGCGTCCGTGAGCAGCTGGTTTCACA GAGGTTGCCTGCGGGGGCGAGCCACGGTGTGGTGACAGGAGGACCTCTACGTGACAGGAGCTTTGCCCTTTTTGATCTACAGAAGAAACGCCGGGAAGACGAAGATCTTGATGCAAAGCAAAAGGAATGCAAACAG aTATTGGAGAGTTTGCAACAGCGCATACATGAGTTGCACGAGGAGGCTAAGAAAGTGAAGGAGTTGCACTTGAGCTTTGATAAGTTTCTCAAG GATGAGGATGCTGATCAAGCTGCTGAGAacgcagagagggagaggaaagaggtgCTTCAACTGGAGGCAGCGCTTGAGAGGCTAAAGGTGGAGTATGCTGAACTGATAGAGAGGAAACAGGCGCTACAGCGTCATGTCCAGAGACACTCTTCGTATTGGGACTTCATGGAGCGGGTGGTCAAAATGACAAAG tttGATAATGTGCAGGCGCTCACAGGTCATTTAGAGAGTCTTCTCCACTTTCGAGACCATCTCTATCAGAGGGAGAGTAAGGCGCAGGAGCAGGTCAGCCAGCAGAGAAAAGCACTGCTGACACTGGAGGACCAGCATCACTTCCTGCGGCTGCACAAGAACAACCAGCTGTCCCAGCTTCAGACCGAGCTAGAGAAGACGCGCTCTGAGGCTCTAACATGG GAAAGGAAGTGGAACCACATTCAGGAAACAGCAGCAAAGAAAACACTCTTACTGGGACAGATTAAAATGGCGACCCTCAACCTCTATGAAATGACAGATGACatagaagaggaggaagctgTGGATATGaatgacacagagaaacagctggACAAG GTCAAGATGTTCATCCAGGACCACGAGGACATAgtaaaacaacatcaaacttCCTCACAGAGACATGAAGGACATAAAAAAGACAAGCCCAAaaagcatattgtaattcaagatTGTGAGAAACATGCTCCGCACTGA
- the drc10 gene encoding dynein regulatory complex protein 10, giving the protein MSVKGAMVLAKTKTQSEDALKNKDMSQKKLLSLEAQRISSILENCISQVEFVAALPTVLRFNSVSSVVDKELSRALQDHQILYKSLEGLIGLKQESDEEQEGEFGKARAQLEKDIKNSVRDLLRLVRAHPDALCGLRTELGMEVGESEYMLIRGLKKFHSHVVEQLLTSLDEELELLLHKQESSSPAQDSEHLVLLEEEVATSMKQIDAMISEKNVEIQNLQSCLNGNIRQDAGVSLLVEKQCQSHIKAAKMKHTSIQREIDRLNSQLNNLILENRQAERVIQTKNEKVEAEIEYLLQTFDDVIGENQADLELNKMDYEMEEEELMKLKTPFSALEVECNQIQEKRRVAEEKRKGDMKELELKTKAAIFAQAWWRGYSTRKALKNKGKSKKAKKGKDKKTK; this is encoded by the exons ATGTCTGTAAAGGGGGCAATGGTGCTGGCGAAGACAAAGACCCAATCAGAAGATGCTCTAAAGAACAAAGACATGTCACAGAAGAAGCTGCTCTCTCTTGAGGCTCAACGCATCTCAAGCATATTGGAAAACTGCATTAGTCAAGTTGAGTTTGTAGCCGCTCTGCCTACTGTCCTCCGGTTTAACAGTGTGTCCAGTGTTGTGGACAAGGAGTTGAGCAGGGCACTTCAAGACCATCAAATATTATATAAAAGTCTGGAGGGGCTAATAGGTCTCAAGCAGGAGTCAGATGAGGAGCAAGAAGGAGAATTTGGAAAAGCAAGGGCTCAGCTTGAGAAGGACATCAAGAACTCTGTCAGGGATCTGCTCAGACTTGTCCGAGCCCATCCAGATGCCCTTTGTGGTTTGAGGACAGAGCTAGGTATGGAAGTAGGGGAGAGCGAGTACATGCTAATAAGAGGACTTAAGAAGTTCCACAGCCACGTGGTAGAACAGTTGCTGACCAGTCTGGATGAGGAGCTGGAGCTGCTTCTCCACAAGCAGGAGTCTTCATCCCCTGCCCAAGATTCGGAGCACCTGGTTTTATTGGAAGAAGAAGTAGCTACAAGCATGAAGCAAATAGATGCGATG aTTTCTGAGAAAAATGTTGAGATCCAAAATTtgcagagttgtttgaatgggAACATCAGACAAGACGCAGGTGTGTCCCTTCTCGTCGAGAAGCAGTGCCAGTCACATATCAAGGCAGCAAAGATGAAGCATACCAGTATACAGCGGGAGATTGATCGACTGAACAGTCAGCTCAACAATTTGATCCTTgaaaacagacaggcagagagagtaATCCAAACG aaaaatgaaaaggtgGAGGCAGAAATTGAATACTTGCTCCAAACTTTTGACGATGTAATAGGAGAAAACCAG GCCGACCTGGAGTtgaataaaatggattatgaaatggaagaggaggagctgaTGAAGCTGAAGACACCCTTTTCTGCCCTAGAGGTTGAGTGCAACCAGATCCAGGAGAAGCGTCGAGTggcagaagagaagagaaaggggGATATGAAGGAGCTGGAGTTGAAGACCAAAGCTGCTATTTTTGCCCAAGCCTGGTGGAGAGGCTACAGTACTCGCAAGGCCTTGAAGAACAAGGGCAAAAGCAAGAAGGCCAAAAAAGGCAAAGACAAGAAGACCAAATAA